The sequence below is a genomic window from Thiomonas intermedia.
GCGGCGCCATCACGGGAAGCCCCTTCCTGAAGATGGATGGGCAAGCGGTGTTCAAGCAGGCCGTGCATGTGCTCGAGGACGTTGCCCGCGAAGCCCTCGCCAAGGCAGGGCGCGAGCCTGTGGACGTCAACTGGATGGTGCCTCATCAGGCCAACATCCGCATCATGACGCACACCGCCAAGAAGCTGGGCATTCCCGCGGACAAAGTGGTGGTGACCGTCGATCAGCACGGCAACACGTCGGCCGCTTCGATCCCCCTGGCGCTCGACGTTGCCGTCAGGGCGGGCCAGATCCGGCGGGGCGATACGCTGTTGTTCGAGGCCGTGGGCGGCGGACTGACGTGGGGCGCGGCAGTCGTCGAGTACTGAGAAGAGAAGGCGTGAAAAAATCCGCCATGACCACGGCATCGTGACCTGATTTCATACGACCATGACATTCGCTTTCGTCTTCCCGGGCCAGGGTTCCCAGTCTGTCGGCATGCTCGACAAGGTGGCCGATCATCCCGTTGTGCGCGAGACCTTGCAGGAGGCCAGCGCCGCCCTGTCGCAGGATCTGGCCGCCCTGATGGCGCAAGGGCCTGCCGAACAGCTCAATCTCACCACGAACACCCAGCCCGTCATGCTGACGGCCGGCGTTGCCCTGTACCGCCTCTGGCTGGCCGAAGGCGGGCGCAAGCCCGACTTTGTCGCCGGGCACAGCCTGGGCGAATACACCGCCCTGGTTGCGGCTGAAAGCCTGACGCTGTCCGACGCCTTGCCGCTGGTGCGCTTCCGTGCCCAGGCCATGCAGGATGCGGTACCCGTCGGCGCGGGGGGTATGGCCGCCGTACTCGGCCTGGACGATGCCGCCGTACGCGCGGGCTGCGAACTGGCGGCGCGCGAAACCGGAGAAGCGGTCGAGGCCGTCAATTTCAATTCGCCAGGGCAGGTCGTGATCGCCGGCACGCAGGCCGCCGTGAGCCGCGCCTGCGAAGTTCTGAAGGCCGCCGGTGCCAAACGTGCGTTGCCTCTGGCGGTTTCGGCCCCTTTTCACAGCAGCCTGCTGCAGGGCGCGGCCGAGCAACTGCGCGATTACCTGCGCGGCGTTGCGCTGAAGTCGCCGCACATCACCCTGATCAACAACGTCGACGTCGCCCAACCCACCGACCCGGACGATCTTCGCGATGCGCTGGCCCGTCAGGCCTGCCATGCGGTT
It includes:
- the fabD gene encoding ACP S-malonyltransferase; its protein translation is MTFAFVFPGQGSQSVGMLDKVADHPVVRETLQEASAALSQDLAALMAQGPAEQLNLTTNTQPVMLTAGVALYRLWLAEGGRKPDFVAGHSLGEYTALVAAESLTLSDALPLVRFRAQAMQDAVPVGAGGMAAVLGLDDAAVRAGCELAARETGEAVEAVNFNSPGQVVIAGTQAAVSRACEVLKAAGAKRALPLAVSAPFHSSLLQGAAEQLRDYLRGVALKSPHITLINNVDVAQPTDPDDLRDALARQACHAVRWVECVQAMARAGCTTLVECGPGKVLHGLTRRIDPALQSFALDDRSVIPSIQTALA